In a genomic window of Helianthus annuus cultivar XRQ/B chromosome 10, HanXRQr2.0-SUNRISE, whole genome shotgun sequence:
- the LOC110881704 gene encoding uncharacterized protein LOC110881704 — protein MSISVDSNNLSFVNDVNPGKDMWNMKARIIRKWNQGYKMDLIFIDEKGAKIQAGIKSHLIPVFDGQFQEDAVVILSKFGVSENKDLDKVVVQPYKINFYRCITVTRVRDWQGVEYGFNFRAYEDILQGEALKALSVDVAGSVICCGDLEIFDRPPKETKKMNFNIEDLEGKVLRCTVWNDYALQIKDFISKIPLHEHVMVVIQHGKCKEWKGEYTVQSDKFATRIFLNEEIDEVDELRRRHILKFG, from the exons ATGTCAATATCAGTTGACAGTAATAATCTTAGTTTTGTTAACGATGTGAATCCTGGGAAGGATATGTGGAATATGAAGGCGAGAATTATTCGAAAATGGAATCAGGGTTACAAGATGGatctcatcttcattgatgagAAG GGTGCTAAGATTCAAGCAGGTATTAAGAGTCATCTGATACCTGTTTTTGATGGACAGTTTCAAGAAGATGCTGTTGTGATTCTGTCGAAATTTGGTGTTAGTGAGAATAAAGATTTAGATAAAGTAGTAGTGCAGCCttataaaatcaacttttatAGATGCATAACTGTTACTCGTGTGAGAGATTGGCAAGGTGTTGAGTATGGTTTTAACTTTAGAGCTTATGAAGATATTCTTCAAGGAGAGGCATTAAAAGCTTTGAGTGTTG ATGTTGCTGGATCTGTGATTTGTTGTGGAGATCTTGAAATCTTTGATCGACCTCCAAAGGAGACTAAGAAGATGAATTTCAATATTGAAGATTTGGA GGGTAAGGTTTTGCGGTGTACTGTGTGGAATGATTATGCTCTGCAGATTAAGGACTTCATTTCTAAAATCCCACTTCATGAGCATGTGATGGTTGTTATACAACATGGAAAGTGTAAGGAATGGAAAG GTGAATATACTGTTCAAAGTGATAAGTTTGCAACACGAATTTTTCTGaatgaagaaattgatgaagTTGATGAGCTAAGGAGGAG GCATATACTGAAGTTTGGATAA